The following are encoded together in the Lactuca sativa cultivar Salinas chromosome 1, Lsat_Salinas_v11, whole genome shotgun sequence genome:
- the LOC111921471 gene encoding cysteine-rich receptor-like protein kinase 43 produces the protein MSSSGIKRTIPTREILKATEGFANQIPGGGGVYARVYYAKLGEQWQNQTAAVKRFIQGVHKVKEEFNNELEVVSRLHHENIIGFIGYNDQYNSMMLVYEYAVNRSLYDHLVDPMKRIWLTWGIRLNICIDAAKGLNYLHSGLGKNKRVIHRSVNPTHILLGEYMVAKISGFRLSQSGPRNKVDDTPVETTVDLGDKYYLDPIYNESRIPTTKSDVYSFGVLLIEMVTGKLAKDTITGFGPPQTLIDWIRSNYDDGLDKIVDYHIKDQIKIDSFHEFKELAYGCISLNSNDRPTMHQVMKRLQEAQNIQIHGPTFTKITKRSHKYEQLESWLIPLKEIKLATGNFNPITQIGEGGFGNVYKAQLSERWENCTVAIKRLDPKSHQGKKEFLTEIKLISSFHHQNIIPFVGYCDEEKEMIIVYEYANNGSLDHHLHDPIKRGLITWSQRLKICLGAANGLEYLHSGQGDFTRVIHRDIKCGNILLDENMHAKICDFGLSKEGPRNQQHTQIYTKASGTNFYLDPLYQESGILRKESDVYSFGVVLFEILSGRPAYKPTKFVDGNPQFLINLVRRYYNDEPEKLIDPAIKNQVDSRCFNMFKDLAYQCISLESEERPTMETIIDTLEDAIDFQDENKNDVEKATFGCCCLQ, from the exons ATGTCTTCTTCGGGTATAAAGCGAACAATTCCAACCAGGGAGATCCTCAAAGCCACAGAGGGCTTCGCAAACCAAATTCCGGGAGGAGGTGGGGTATATGCGAGGGTCTACTATGCAAAACTCGGTGAACAGTGGCAAAACCAAACCGCTGCTGTCAAACGCTTTATTCAAGGTGTTCACAAAGTAAAGGAGGAGTTCAATAATGAGCTTGAGGTGGTTTCAAgactccaccatgaaaacatcaTCGGCTTCATTGGCTACAATGATCAATACAATTCCATGATGTTAGTTTATGAATACGCTGTCAATAGAAGCCTTTACGATCATCTGGTAGACCCCATGAAGAGGATTTGGTTAACGTGGGGGATTCGTCTGAATATTTGCATAGATGCAGCAAAGGGTCTCAACTATCTTCATTCGGGTCTTGGGAAGAACAAGAGGGTAATTCACAGATCTGTGAACCCGACACATATATTGCTAGGTGAGTATATGGTAGCCAAAATTTCgggtttcaggttgtcacaatcaGGCCCCAGAAATAAGGTAGATGATACTCCAGTCGAGACAACTGTTGATCTGGGTGACAAATATTACTTAGATCCCATTTACAATGAAAGTCGCATCCCTACAACAAAATCAGACGTTTACTCGTTTGGAGTGCTACTTATTGAAATGGTGACTGGTAAGCTTGCTAAAGACACCATCACTGGTTTTGGTCCTCCACAAACACTCATAGATTGGATTCGTAGCAACTATGATGATGGACTAGATAAAATAGTCGATTATCATATTAAAGATCAAATTAAGATCGATTCTTTCCATGAGTTTAAGGAGCTCGCTTATGGATGCATTAGTTTGAACTCAAACGATCGCCCTACCATGCACCAGGTTATGAAGAGGCTTCAGGAAGCACAAAATATCCAA ATCCATGGACCAACATTTACAAAAATCACTAAGCGTAGCCACAAATATGAACAACTAGAAAGTTGGTTAATTCCACTTAAAGAAATCAAGTTGGCAACCGGAAACTTCAATCCTATTACTCAGATTGGAGAAGGTGGATTTGGGAATGTCTACAAAGCACAACTCTCTGAACGCTGGGAAAACTGCACAGTGGCCATCAAACGTCTTGACCCAAAAAGTCACCAAGGAAAAAAGGAGTTCCTTACTGAGATTAAGTTGATTTCAAGCTTCCACCATCAAAACATCATTCCATTCGTTGGTTACTGTGATGAAGAGAAAGAGATGATCATAGTGTATGAGTATGCTAATAATGGTAGCCTTGATCATCATCTCCATGACCCCATCAAGAGGGGTCTCATAACATGGTCACAACGCCTCAAGATTTGCTTAGGAGCTGCAAATGGACTTGAATACCTCCACTCGGGTCAAGGTGACTTCACAAGAGTAATACACAGAGACATCAAGTGTGGAAACATACTCTTGGATGAAAATATGCATGCAAAAATTTGTGATTTTGGTTTGTCAAAAGAAGGCCCCAGAAATCAGCAACACACACAAATCTATACCAAAGCTTCGGGTACCAACTTCTATTTGGATCCTCTTTACCAAGAAAGTGGCATCCTCAGAAAAGAGTCTGACGTGTACTCATTCGGTGTTGTGTTGTTTGAAATATTGAGTGGGAGACCCGCATATAAGCCTACAAAGTTTGTTGATGGTAACCCACAATTTCTGATAAATCTTGTCAGACGTTACTATAACGATGAACCCGAGAAATTAATTGATCCGGCTATAAAAAATCAGGTTGATAGCCGATGTTTTAATATGTTCAAAGACCTTGCATATCAATGCATAAGTTTGGAGTCAGAGGAACGCCCTACCATGGAGACAATCATTGACACACTTGAAGATGCAATCGATTTTCAA GATGAAAATAAAAATGATGTTGAGAAAGCAACTTTCGGCTGCTGTTGTTTGCAATGA